CGGATCGACGTACAAATCATCCGCAGAAGCAAGTTTAGAAAGAGGTCTAATGTTTTGCTAACTGTTCACAGTGGACTGGTTTTTGACAAAAATTGTGTCATTGCGAGATTATTTATGGTCGAAGCAACCCAGAGAGCTACATATTTTACTGGATTGCTTCGACTTTGTCTCGCAATGACGACTGGTCTTCCGGACACACAGTCACTCAGACGGCGAAGTCATCCCGAACTTGTTTCGGGATCTTATGAAATTCTGATGAGATCCCGAAACAAGTTCGGGATGACTTCGCCGTCTTGAAACTATGCATGCGGGATTGTATTTAGTTCAGTAATTCTACCGAGTTGCTGAACTAATAATATAGTAACGACGGGTAAATGGCTCAGGCAAAATGGTTTGTATCGTCTCTTTTTTCTTAACTTGATACCTATGTTATTGAACACTCTCAAGTTTGAAAAAGGTCTAATGCAAATTTTTCTTACTGGTACTGATACTAATGTAGGTAAAACGATAATTGCTAGCTGGCTATGTATGCATAGCAAATATGATTATTGGAAACCTATTCAAACAGGTGGCACAATTAGTAGAGATACTAAGGTCATTCAAAAACTTACATCAGCTACAACCATCAAAGAGGCTTATATTTATCATCGCCCTCTTTCTCCTCATTTGGCAGCTAGTTTAGAACATGAAGTAATTAATATTAATCATATTATAGTTCCAAATAACAGCAATTTAATTATTGAAGGTGCTGGTGGAGTCTTAGTGCCATTAAATCAGGAACTATTAATGATTGACCTTATTAGGTCGCTGAAATTACCAGTAATTTTGGTAACACGATCAGGGTTAGGTACAATTAATCATACCTTATTAACCATAGAAGCATTGCGGCAAAGATCAATCCCCATACTTGGAGTAATTGTTAATGGTCACGAGAATATTGAAAATAATAAAGCCATCGAATATTATGGGCAGATTGAAATTCTCGCTTCTTTTCCACAGCTCAAACACGTCACTAGCAGAAAATTAAAAACCATAGATTTACCAGATAAATTAAATCGTATTTTTGAGAGTGTATGAATTGTGTGATTTACATAAATAACTAAACCACCATCCCATTTACCTGATGCTCCCAAAGCTCCTTAAACTTACCATTTGGAACTGCAATTAGCTCTGCAAAACTTCCATCTTCAACGATCGAACCGCCTGCCATAACAACAATTCTGTCTAAATGTTTTATGGTTGAAAGGCGATGCGCTATGGCAATTACTGTAGCACAGTTTGTTTCAAGCATCATGTTGATGGATTTTTGAATTTCTTGCTCAGTTTGACTGTCAAGTGCAGAAGTTGCTTCATCTAAAATTAAAATTGGTGCATGTTTAAGAATAGCTCTTGCAATTGCTATACGTTGACGTTGCCCTCCGCTTAGTTTAATGCCTCTTTCGCCTACTAGGGTATTGTATTTTTCAGGTAAAGTTTCAATAAATTCATGGATGTTCGCAGCGATGCTTGCGTTTTCTATTGCAGTTTGTGTTGCATGTTCGACGGCATATCCAATATTTTCACCAACAGAGCGATGGAAAAGCATAATATCTTGTGGAATTAGCGATATTTGAGAGCGAAGACTGTCAGAAGAAACATCATAAATGCTTTGATTATCAATAATAATATCACCTTTTGTTGCTTTAAAATTTTTGAGTAACAAAGATATTAATGTTGATTTTCCAGAGCCAGAGTGCCCGACTATTCCAATTTTTTGACCTGCTTTGATATGAAGA
The genomic region above belongs to Candidatus Trichorickettsia mobilis and contains:
- the bioD gene encoding dethiobiotin synthase, whose protein sequence is MQIFLTGTDTNVGKTIIASWLCMHSKYDYWKPIQTGGTISRDTKVIQKLTSATTIKEAYIYHRPLSPHLAASLEHEVININHIIVPNNSNLIIEGAGGVLVPLNQELLMIDLIRSLKLPVILVTRSGLGTINHTLLTIEALRQRSIPILGVIVNGHENIENNKAIEYYGQIEILASFPQLKHVTSRKLKTIDLPDKLNRIFESV